Within the Megalopta genalis isolate 19385.01 chromosome 11, iyMegGena1_principal, whole genome shotgun sequence genome, the region CGAGTTATCCTTTGGACACGGTTTCGGACCGAGTTCCATCTATTTTAGCTGCCGCGCGGCTCGCTCGTTGCTCCAACCGTCTCCGCGAGAAGACGTTTCCGCGCGCGTACGCGTTTCCCGGACCTGGACGCTTCTTCGGGCGAACGATGCGAGCCGAAGGGCTCGCCTCTCGCTATCGAACGAATCGTCTCGCTATCGAACGCGCGCGTTCGAGTCGTCGTTGGTCTCGGCGAACGCTGCGACCGCGCGTACGACGTCGCGCGTCGTTCGGACGTTCCTCGGTTATAAGATTAGTCGGCAGGACGGCGCATCGCGCGCAATCGATCGTAATTGCGCCTATTTAGCGGACGGAGACGGAACCGGTGCGCCGAGCGCTCGGTCGTTCTTCGTATTCGATCCCACTGTGGGAGCTGGGAGCTCGCCGATTCCCGAAAACTCTCGGCCCTCCTCTGCTGCAATTcggcacgagagagagagagagagagagagagagagagagagatcgcgtCGCTGTTTACTCGTGCAAATTTCAGATTCGAGAGAGACCCGCTGCCCCGCGCCGGGGTCTCTCTTCGAGGATTCCGCCGAGAATTCTTAAACTTTCCTTCTCCGTGGACGCTCGATCTTTCCGCGTTGCTATCCAGTGGCGTCTTTTCTCGTAATCGACTTTCCAGGCCATTGTCCCGCCGTGTTCCAGTCGCGCGGATTCACGGACTCGTCTTTCGTTCCGAAAcgagagaagaacagagaacgcTCTCCTCTCCCGGCGCCGATCCCCGGAGGTCGACGATCGATCGACGGGCAACGTTTAACGGCGAAATAAGAGGAGGCGAGGACACGGGACGAAATGAATTCGCTCGATTAAGCGCGCAAGAGCGGGCTACCTGCCGCGATAACCGTTTCCTTTCCTCGGGTCGAGCCGAGCGTGGAGCGTGGAGCGTGGAGCGTGGCTCGTGTGGCGCGCTCGACCGGGATAACGATATCTTTAGAGCTGGCTTTTATCGCTAAAAGTCAGGTGTGAATTGGGGCCACCGGTGCTCGATCGAAGCAGTCCCGCCGACCGTGATTCGGAGACCGAGAGAAACGGCCCTCCGCGCCGGAGAAGGAAACGAGCCGAGAGACCGGCGACCCTCCTGTCCTATTCTATCCTATCCTATCCTATCCTATCCTATCCTATCCTATCCTATCGCGACAGACCCTTCGGAACTTTGGAATCGCGCGAAACGAACGCGAAGGCCGAGATCGCAACCGAGCGCAACGAGTCGAGTATTTGGAAAAGCGACGCGTGCAAAAGATATGGCGCGTGTTCGGTCCGCGGCAGGACGAGTCTCTAATTTCGTAACGCGATCGACGACCGAACGAGAAAATTAGCCGGGTCGTGAACGAGGCTCGAGCGCTCGCTAGCTACGATCCTGAATCGGTTGGTCCTTGTTCGGGGAGGCTCGGCGAGACGAGGCGGGGCGCGCAGGCAAGAAGGCAAGAGTAGGCAGGGAGGCGCGAGAGGACGCGGGGGCCGCGGCGTAACAAAGATCCATCGGGACCGGTTTCGTGTTCTGCCCTTTTTTACATTCCCCGAAGAGGCCCCGCCGAGCCGCGGGTGTGAAAACCGACACCCACCCACTTGTTATTTTGTCAAACACGAGCCCTGAAAATTATAGGAATCACGCGGTATCGCGCGGCTCTCCTCCTCGGAGCTTGTGCTCGCTTCAAATTATTCTCgatcgcgcgctctctctccctctctttccgtCGCCTCCGTCGTCACCGcctccccccctccctccaCCCCCCGATGCATTTTATAACCGTCAATTAAACGCGACGCGAACCGATCTCGTGACCCGCTACCGACGCACCGCGGTTTCCTCTTGTCGTTTCGAAGTCGCGCTCTCGACCCCCCTTCCTCTCGCCTCGTTCTCCTTCTCGTTCTCTTCGTTTTTCTCGCGTGTACATCTCCGAATATTCGTGTTCCTCGCTGTCGCCGATACCGAACGCGATAACGGTCGATGCGACGATTCCTCCGTTCGGACGCCGGATAAATTCTCTTCGCGCTATCGTCCCGACGGTTGTTGCGATTACAGCGAACGACTATGCCGAGCAACGCTGTTCCGAACCGATTATCGGCTCACCTTCGAACGAGATCGTCGCATTTCATTAGGATCGTTCGCGCTGTCCGAAGATTTTCAATTCGCTCTCGTTTTCGTTCGATCGTCGAATTATCGCGTCGAACCATCCTCGGCGCTTTAGCGTCGCGTCGAACGCTACATCCAGAAATGAATCGCAGACGATCGACCCGTTATCAGCTTACGAGACCGTTGCATTTTCCAGCCTGATCGGGCAATTAAAGGCGACAGGGAGCAGCTATCTTTTGCCACCGACGGATTCGTGCGACGACCACGGCGACCACGGCGACCACGGCACCGAGCAAATTGGTTCGTCGAGCGATTTCGCGAGGGGCGCTCGCGAATTTGTATCCGTCTGGTAATTAGAATCGATCGTGCTTCGCCTTATCTCGCGCGTAAACCAGTTCTTTCGATACGCGACGTGGCACAGGACACGGCCAACGGTCGACAGCCAACGACTCGATCTTCTTGcggttcgtttcgtttcgcttcgCTTCGCAGGAAATCGATCGATCCGCTCGGTGCCGACGAAAATTTCGTTCGTCCTCGTCGAGAGACGCGTAGATTCGCGCGATCGAATAAATCCATTGCTCTCCGATCCAGACGCGATTCTCGTCGACGATGTTCGAAGCCCCACCGATCCGTTTTCTTTCGTCGGAGATCTCGCGGTGTATCGGATGGAAAAGATATTTCGCGGCGATCGAAGCGAGACGAAAACGTGGCCTCGCGCTAACATCTCGTACCGCCTACCAACCGCGCCGATTATTTCCGACACGGATGATCGAGCGAATCGACAGGCTCGCGAGCAAAAAACGTTCCCTCGAAAATTCGAAATCGGCCGACTACCTTCGCGGCCGCCTCGGCGTTCGGAGCGAGATGGTTTTCGTGCGGGGCTTTTTTACTCGTCGACCGTCGATGTCCCTTGTATCCTCTGCTATTATTCTTGCCGCGGACGCCTCTTCCACGCGTTCTTATTATCGAGACGAACGAGAGGCGACCAACGAACTGGAagcgaatataatatatatatatatataaggggCTCACCGTCGCCCCTtttttgttctctctctctctctatatatatatataatatatattatataatatatatatatatataatagcgaatagagagagagaaagaacaaaaaagtaatatatatatataaatagagagagagagagagagagagaacaaaaaAGGGGCGACGGTGAGCTGGAACACGTTAGACTCTTGCTCCGTGACGCGATAAGATCGAAAAGTCGGATCCGCGATACGGAGACAACGAACGGAGGTTGTTTCGCGAAACGAAAGTACCCAACAGCCGACGCGCTGCCGCATTCTCAGGTGACAAACTCGCACGGTTCTCGCTTGGGTCGTTTTTGCACCGCCATGGAAACCGCACCGTTGTACACCGGTCCGCCTTCTACGCGCATACTCGTAATTCAGCAAATAAGGCACTCGTCGAGTGCACCGAGGCTGGCGAGTCGTGCCGCCACGAGACGGGTTTGCGAGCACTCCTTGACCATAAGGGGAATAGAATACTCGTCTCTTATTCCTATACCATGCAGGGAACGTGTACTCGCTCCGACTGGATTGGGAAAGTGAACGGCGCGCTTCTGTCCAGCAACTTCTGCGCGTTGCAACGCGCGTCGCGATCCGAAAAATCTCCCGctctcgaaatattcgaaaggTATCCGCCGAACTCGACGAGCACGAGTTTCCGAGATAAGAAGCTGCGCGCGGTTGCGCCACCGTAAGATTCGAGACAGGCGCAAGATCCGCGTTTCCAAGTACGATCCTGCAAACGGGAAAACGCACAGGTGCGAATTACGTCGAAAAGATGCTTCGAAGAAACGAGTCGATGCTACGTTTAGACCTCTTCGCAGGAACTGTGTACCGTGAGAGCCTGCTCGACGATGGAGGAGGCGTACAACGAGCCCGGTTCGAATGGTTTTGCGGTAATCCTACAGTTGCAAGGGCAAGGTGTACACGAACTAtcgattttatgtattttatttaattaataaaaagcaAAAGATCACTTCTCCGCTTTCGTTTTTGCATTACGcgccttcatatacttgacgaCGATCTTCTGTTCTTCGATTAGGAAAGCACGGACGATTCTGGAAAAGATTAAGTACAGACGTAAGTATACCGGTCTACCAGGCGATCGGTTCGGTAGAAAGAATCGAGGAAAGGCATCGAAAAGCGAGCGTACCTTTCTTTTACGCATTTGTGACAAAGAACACCGCCGTACACGCGTTTCACCGTCTTCTTACGTCTGCACATTCTGGACCTTTCCATCGGTCTAGCAGGCTGGATTCCTCTCAGTTTGTCTTTGCATAATCCACATCTGGGGATCTTCTTGGGTTTTTTAAGATACTGATATACCAACTTTCCGCCAGGTGTGCGTACTCTGGATAAAAACAGTTTTGTTAGAACAGGAAATATAACTTTCGTTGGTACTCGATTTAAATGTATCGTGAAAATCATTTACCGACTACGTTCTATACTTCAAAGATCCGTAGCTTGCTACAACAACCGTTTCCGTTTTCAACCGAAAACCAAGCACGCGTATCGAACGGAGAAACAAAAACATAACCTCGAAGCGTTAGACGCCAGCAAAGTCTAAAGCCACCCTAATCGAGTTTATATCTCGGTTAAATAACGGATACAGCATAAGTCGATAGTGGTAATAACTCGATTTTCTTCTAAAATTCGAAACAATACTTACACGCGTCTCCTGTTGCTTTTCGTATTGTATGACAATCGTCGACGATAGGTTAACCGCTGCACCATTTTGGTTCTGGAATATAAGTGCTATGATTACGAAAAAAATACCACACACATTGTTGAAAATAACATCGCAACATATTGAACAACTCGAAATAAATATGCGAACCTTGTCGCACTCAACGATTCTTGTAAATAATATGGATAACAATAAACCGAATAAAAACCGAACGAACCTTTTTCAGATCAAAACGGAAAAGGAAGCTCGAAGGAACACAGAAACTGGTTCTACGCAAGCGTACTAGTAGCGATTGCAAAGAACGAGTAGGCATCTAGCGGTGAAATACCGAAagtattaatttcaaataaagatTGCTTTACACAGGAAAGCTTGTACATCGCAGAAACGATCGCatcgaaattaattaaatcCAGTAAGTAATTAAGTGTTTAACAAACTGAattgcatttatttaaaaaataaaatcccTAGACTTGTATTAAGTGTATAGTTACGGTGATAGTGGCGCCTCTTGTGGAGAAAATGAGAAGCTCTGTTcggggtccgtacagcgccaattggtgcagcggcaaaacgctcaaactgttagccaaaatcgACCATCGGTAATTTGGCTAACGGTTTGAGCGTTTTGTCGTTGTatcaattggcgctgtacggacgtCGAAAGGAGCTTCGTTGTTCTTCCGATAGAGGCGCCACATACTCGGAATGCATGGTCGcctgaaaaaattaattatggCAAAATTAGGGCATAACAAACTAGACCGAGGACGCGGAACTGTTCAGAAGAATCTACTGGGTCGATATAGcataaagaaacaaacaaaaacattGCGAAACGTAATTAATTGTCCTCCGAAGTTTGGTTAACTATTATGTCAACTAATTATATTTTGCGTTGTTGTCCTTTGATTTTCTTACTCGATATAGATGCAAAAAATTCTCCTGAACAGTTCTATGCTCTTGGTTTAGTTTTGTATGCCGTATTTTTgccataattaatgtttttagaCGAACCAAAATTGTATATATGTGGCGCCTCTATCGGTGAAATAACGAAGCCCCGTTCGacgtccgtacagcgccaattggtgcagcggcaaaacgctcaaactgtttgCCAAATTATCGATGGTCGATTTTgtctaacagtttgagcgttttgccactggactaattggcgctgtacggacctcgAACGGAGCTTCATTCTTTCTCCGAAAGAGGCACCACCATCGTCCAGTAGCAAACCTCGTCTGGGGTCTAGATTTAGAGTTCTCTCAACAGATGGGCAAGGCAGTGACGTTCAAAGCGTGGTTGGTCGTTGAACATCTTTCCTAATTAACCAGTCGATGTCTATCGTGTTGGAAGTTGGGTTGGAAGTGTTCTTTTGACACTTGACGTTACGAATTATCGAACTGTTTGTAAGGTTTCCTCGGGGTAAAAATGGTGTAAGAATTAAAACCTACGGGACGATGAGCAGGATCGCGAAAATGGCTTGTCCAGGAGGTGGTCTCTATGTCGTCGAGAGCGAGGTCTGTCTTCTCATGACGTCTATGAGACGAGGTACCCGATGGTCTTCGCATTCTCATCAGGTTAGAACATGTCAATTTCTTCCATCTGCAGAGGaaaatcgttcgtttcttctaCAATGAACCAAAGAATACGCGTACGGGCGCGGTAATACATGTAGGCTTAGCGAACGACCGTGCGGTCACGTGCGTTTATTTTTATGGTTGTTAAAACGAACAACTTGTAAGAATCAGTATGGTAACACCCGTCAGTATGCTTACGCTCGCTTGTTCACGATTGTTCCTTAGGAAGAAGACCAGGATGCTCTCATGAAAGGCTTGTCCAACTTAAAGGATGTTTTGAACGAAGCGAGAGATTTATCTCAGTTGGAGCCTGGAATGTTTCTAGCTCCGTTTCTGGAAATCATTAGATCGGAAGAAACAACGGGACCTGTTACCAGTCTCGCGTTGTCTGCTGTTAACAAAATGATATCTTACGGCTTGATCGGTACGCCTTGTTTAACCCATTTGTTACAGGTTGCAAAAATGATTACTCGAGAACAGGTAcggagcaataataataatttgtcgCTGTCACAGATCCGGATTGTACCGCGGTAGCTCACTG harbors:
- the LOC117226018 gene encoding large ribosomal subunit protein eL34, coding for MVQRLTYRRRLSYNTKSNRRRVVRTPGGKLVYQYLKKPKKIPRCGLCKDKLRGIQPARPMERSRMCRRKKTVKRVYGGVLCHKCVKERIVRAFLIEEQKIVVKYMKARNAKTKAEK